A portion of the Kribbella jejuensis genome contains these proteins:
- a CDS encoding NADPH-dependent FMN reductase yields the protein MTVHPLRLVVLTRNLDDGRFGTAVTRWFTREVERADEFKLDLIDLSVTPPVELPARIQDADAVMIVTAEYNHAYPGDVKTAIDAVRRPWYAKPVGFVVYGGRSGGLRAAEQLRLVFGELHAVTIRDTLGFREEDFEDGEPVDPTTSVAAAALLRQLAWWARSLRDARADTPYPE from the coding sequence GTGACTGTTCATCCGCTCCGGCTCGTCGTGCTGACGCGCAACCTGGACGACGGGCGGTTCGGGACGGCGGTCACGCGGTGGTTCACGCGCGAGGTTGAGCGGGCGGACGAGTTCAAGCTGGATCTGATCGACCTGAGCGTGACCCCGCCGGTGGAGCTGCCGGCGCGGATCCAGGACGCGGACGCCGTGATGATCGTCACGGCCGAGTACAACCACGCGTACCCGGGCGATGTGAAGACCGCGATCGACGCGGTCCGCCGGCCCTGGTACGCGAAGCCCGTCGGCTTCGTCGTGTACGGCGGGCGCTCCGGCGGACTGCGCGCCGCGGAACAGCTGCGACTGGTCTTCGGTGAGCTGCACGCGGTGACGATCCGCGACACCCTCGGCTTCCGCGAGGAGGACTTCGAGGACGGCGAACCCGTCGACCCGACCACCTCGGTCGCAGCGGCGGCTCTGCTGCGGCAGCTCGCGTGGTGGGCTCGTTCGTTGCGGGACGCCCGCGCCGACACGCCGTACCCGGAATAG